The window tatatatatattacatatataaacattatatatatatatatatattatatatatatacatatatatatatacacatatacatatatatacacatatacatatatttatatacattatatatatatatatatatatatatatatatatatatatatatattacatattacataaacacacacacacacacacacacatatatatatatatataaatatatgtataatattttaaaGAGAATTTTCAAAACCATTGTCCTTGGTTTCAGAGGTGTAGCTAGGGGCCCATGGGGCTGGACCCTTCAAGGTTCCCCCTACCTTCCATGAGGGCCTTCTTATGTTGTATAAGGGAAtggaaaagatgtatatatatatgtatatatatatatatatatatatatatatatatgtatgtgtatatgtgtatatatatatatatatatatatatatagatatatatacatatacatacacacacacatcttttccaTTCCCTTATACAATATGAGAAGGATTCTGTTTAACCCATTCactccggatttatgttctgtcccctgtagtttttggtgaattttgttacatacagatggctccacatgtgctcagctggcaaggagtgtATCAGTGGAacctagttaccaatcctgatttccctattccccGAAATTGacgggaaaatatttttttaaaattaataccattgctatcgatactgttattattattcatgttatgaatattaaattgtcattaaaatatttaagaTGAAATGATGCAAATGACCCTttcgtaaagagaaagaaaagagtaaacaggtgaaataggtagatctaataactggctatttggtgattaaaaacttgtagagccatctatgtgcaaatacaataaataaacttgtattacagtgggcatggcatgtattcttatgATCATATGAATTCAAAATAATTTGAATTCCTATGATATCaattatctaaaaaataaaaatgtaaaaaatacacactcatactctctcacttgctcactcactcactctcacatgaCTAGGCAAGCCACACTAGTGTGTTAGtgagtaagtgtgcgtgtgtttgagaaaaagcatgagtgagtgagtgtaagaatGTAAATTGAAAACACTAGtttgtctcgtgtgtgtgtgtgtgtgtgtgtgtgtgtgtgtgtgtgtgtgtgtgtgtgtgtgtgtgtgtgtgtgtgtgtgtgtgtgtgtgtgtgtgtgtgtgtgcgcgcacaaatGTGAGAACAAGTATATGTGGGTGAAtgcttgtgaatgtgtgttaatatacactAGTATCACAAAACAATGAAGACAATAAACTTTAGGAAACAATATATAACTCagttacattatttttcttttattctacagTATTTACAAATAAACTCTGAGCTTATTTTTCAATGGGAATCAGAGGGAATAAAATCAATAACCCAACActgaaataataatcaaaattgccCATTGCCGGATGAAGGCTGTGGGATCCTGTCTGGTCCCATCTCCACTTCTAAGTCAAAATAGCTCATCTTATTGTAAGTATAGTACTCAGTATTTGGATAATTTCCAGCCTTGCTTGCTCCTGGGCCAACAGCTGAAATGAAATTAACCAGATGAGTAGACTACTTGGTGCTGAAAATCCCATCAGAATTACACACATCTGTCAGAAAAGTGAGGCAGAAAATGGGCAGTTCATTGATGTTTTTGCTTTTAGTATCAACGTATTAATTACATCTTAAGCATGCACCctcacaaattttttttttttaataatgttccTTTATTTCCAAGAATTATAATCACCTACCTGTCAAGTGCATTTCTGCCTTGAGAATAACAAGTAAAGGCTTCAGAGCAAAAACTATTTGGTCATTTGGTCTATTAACAATTTTCAACTCACGTTCAGCTGGGGCACTGGGTGTGGCACTGGAGACATAGGTAGGAGTGGTGGGGCCAGCTGGTTTGGCAGGtgcaggtggtggtggttgggctGCAGCTTCAGGTGCTGCCTTGGGTGGTTTGGTGCAGAATCCCCGGATACTTGGACCCACTAGGACAGCCTCACTCTGCTTTACAGATGAAAAACAAATGTCTTAGTTAGATGCTGGTTTAGAAACAGTAATATTTTACATATCCAAACTTCTGTGCAAACTGAgctaaaaacaaatgaaatacttAGGAAACGTCACTAATTTAAGATAGACATATAAACCCCATGACCAAGTTTTTCACATACCATACTGCACCatgcaacaaaaagaaaaaagaaaagaaaaatgaaaacgaaaaagaatgaaaaaagaagccTAAATCTACAATTCTGGGTGTAAAATACAGAAATCAATAGAAAAAGCAGCTAGAACTAGATCTGTAGGACACAACTTAAAGCAGGCTCAACTGCACAGACACTAGACATGCAGGATTTTGGCTTAGCTaatcttgattaaaaaaaaaaatgctgtctgGCAATAATGACAGCTTGGTTTAAAATGAAATTCAAATAATACATTTGATAagtattattaaatcattacataacagacaaaggaaaatatGGCCCCAGCATTGGGCCTCTGTCTGTCACTTGAGGCCCCCCACAACAACAGGAGGcatgggattggggggagggaggtggataaaAAAGTTGGGCAACATGAACATGGGAAGATAAAAATATCCACACCTCAGGGATAGACAGTTAACCAATGAAAtatcgtgcccatggctccctgaaGTCAAGGGCATGATTGACACAAAATCAgattttcatcctttcaacacagctctcacaccttagaaattggagagggaaagggctgggaaagataagaaaaggaaaggaaaggggaagaagaaagacaatgcaaaatttgttgagtcgagggctgaggtccCCAGCATTGGGCCTCTGTCTGTCACTTGTGGCCTCCCTAACTGGCCAGTATAGGCCCATTACTGGCCAGTTAGCTAGTCAGCACCTAGTGTACACACAAGGATTCATGTTGAGATCTTTGAACTTTAAACTCAAAATCTATTGTTGACTCGTTTGTTAATTGTCATTCTAGCTCCTCCACAATAAGGCTATTTTACTAATACTGAAAAATTTCAAGATGATATTATAACCCAAATAGCACAAACAGTGCTATTGTAAcatttatataatgcatataaatttGTGCAAAATAccaactcactctctccttttagtTTAGGACAAATAATTTAATCTACAGTAAATGTATATTAGCCAACCAAATGATACTAGATTTTCTGCCAAATAGGCTTAGCTGGATTGCATCACTGAGATGATATTTTTATTGCTTACCATGATACCAGCTACCACCTATGACTGCCTGCCTTGTGCATGGTTGGTCACAAGGCCTTCTGCATTTACTCATCCACTATCCTGCTTTGCACGTGTTTCATCTGTCATACATGATTTTGTATCTTACTTTGGTAAGCTTTATATATGAGCCAGGCCTGTGACTATATTTACCTCAATGGAACTGGCAATTATTCAGAATGGACTCAGGCAAATtaactaatattagtaattatgaaaTTATCTAGTGTACAAATATCAACCATGTCAAAAAATGCCAATGTTCATTTTACCCAACTCGCCCTCATTCATGGGGCAAcatctgtctttctgttgatTTTGaagaaaagacacagaaagaaagaaaagaagcggaggaagaagaaaatacggGACAATTATTTTGATGTGAATTATGTATCAACATGTTTTAAATCCACCAAGACGGCTAGTAATTTGCTTAAGCTGTAATATAAAAAGTAAACCTATGAGAGCCTCATTCTTTGTAGCATagtgaagacgaagacaaagacaaagacgaagacgaagaagcagaagaagaagaagaagaagatcataCCAACTGATACACCCTATTTGTCCAATGCTATTTGAAACTTGTGACCTTCACTTGCCCCCAAATCttgcaattattgtttttttgttccaATTATACAACATGTAACATGTGAATCTGTTGTTTTCCTTTGCAAATGACCAATTCAGGAAATAAGTGAAACTATTGGCATTTGTTTATGAAGTGACCGCACCCCTATTGCTGGGGCctcctgggaatccacaaacatcaccctCTGAACTAAAACCCTAAGAGATGAAGTGCCAAAAGCAGGATATTatgcgaacccaaaatccaaacctaacctttcctttcttctatttcttcccttgACGGGGGAAACCGTGCCAACTAACAGAAAAaggacattaagaactctggctgtgtgagggtgttgtggataagcagatatttttatcattttgtggTAAATGTGAGGCCGGAGCAGCTGTGCCTGCATTGTTTTTGACTCAACTTCTTATGCGCTTTAAGACGGcaatttccatttccctctctctgcagCATCACCCAAGATCCTACCCAGCGGCTTCAGTTCGGAACCCCATCAAGCGCTTTGGGCTTAGTCTGCACAGCGACTGTTGCGCcctaatttcttcctttctgaaTTTACTTGTTGCCAGCGCAAATTAGTTCATGCACGAGTGAGTAGTTTTTCCTTGTCTTTACTTTGGACTTAAAAATAAACCAAACctttcataacaaaaaaaaaatagaactcaTCCTTTTTCACAATAAGCTGAAAAGCAACGCTTCTAAAGTTACTAAGCTCTACTGGCCCAAACAATCATGCCAAAACCCTCGCCTCTGATGCCTTAAACCATtaccaaaataaaacaaaccctAAAATATTTCTTTACTTTCAAGGGCGAAAAATCTAGAAGGAAAATCAAGTATATTAAGGTTCTCAGACTTCAACTTCAGGGATATATTTTACACAATGCATCTAACTCATTCGCACGTACAAGAATACATCTCTTTACCCTGAGAGTCTGCAGAAGTCTCGGAATGGCCGACATATTTCTCGCTTTGGGCTCCTGTCTCTCCGGCGTCCGAGGGCCGACTGAGAGCAAGTGAGTCTTTTGACCCAAAACTTTCGACTTCGAAGCTTTTATATTTGTGCTATTTTCTAATGTTTTGAGAAGTTGTAATGGTCAGATTTACTTTTCATGATGTTTCTTGTGTAATAGAAGATATGATAATTCGGTATGAATGTTCAGGGTACGACATACATAGAATTATGATGGATTTTGTAAATTTGTCTTTCTGGAACATGAAGCAATGAACTGTTTCTATAATTAGCGAGAGGACACAATTCGCACAACCGTCTATAGCTTTGGACATCGCACGCGCGATCTCCCCGACAGTTATTAAAAGATTCTTCTTTTAAATGACAGaccgatagagagaaaaaaataacatgtataAAGAGAAATTGATTGCCGTGTCCATATAAAAAAGTCCACAGGTTCCACGTATACGAATTTTCATCAACTTGCcaactttttattatatattaccgTTTCATTGCATGCATGTTCATATCATTTAAGAGACCAAATTCATTAACACTGATACAGATGTAACTATCTAACAAGTAAGCATATAGACAATCATGTTCAAACACCCTTATGCATAAACATCTAAATTCACGTGCATAACGGACTTGCACACATAAGTATCTTGCATGTaaagtattgtatgtatgtatgtatatatatatatatatatatatatatatatatatatatatatatatatatatatatatatatatatatatatatgtgtgtgtgtgtgtgtatatatatatatatatatatatatatatatatatatatatatgtgtgtgtgtgtgtatatatatatatatatatatatatatatatatatatatatatatatatatatatatatatatatatatatacacacacacacatatatacacacatttcacgatgtgtatatacgcatattaaGATGATAATCGGCGGAAAAAATTTCACACAGAATAAGAAATATTAGATACACTAGAATACATGGGATGGGGGACAGTGAATCATAAATTTGTAAAAACTTGGGAAAGCACAATTATTTCAGTATCTACAGGTCCTCATTTGTACTTTAtgaattaaagaaatatatatttttatacctaTGAAATTTCCCAATAATAATGCTAGGAAAGGGAAAGCGGGCTCGAGTCTGGCGTGTCCCGTCTTCAAGCGACATAACATTTGGTGTTGACTTTTGCTCCACAAAGATGCAAAAACTTTGTTGGTTATTCCTGTGAAATTGAATGTCTTAGAAATTAATTGTCTTTATCAGACTCTGAAATATTAACGCTAAGAAGTACTATAGCCTCTGTAGGTGTCTAAAGGTCACACAAAGTTTGAAGACGATTTTTATAGAACTAAGTCGATGTCATTACGATAAAAAAATCCACTTTTAGGTCATTAAAACATAATTAGTAAGCCATATCTTCATACAGTTCTGTTATGAATTCCAAGTGTACTCGATTACAATTCCAATATAAATTCTGTCACAAGAGATTTCCATTCTAATATTTATAATGTGATACAACCATTCACTCTTTTCTACTGTTATTGTAGATTTAAGAGTGGCATTATAATAGATTTTAGCTATTGTTAATAGATAATTAACTTTGTTTGCATCAGACAAACCCTTCATACATATTGATAAAGAGTAATTTCGTGACCCAGATGCTGTGATGGCACGGACTAAAGGAGATGAAATTCATTGACATCACAGCATTCACCACAAATtctcaaagaagaagaagtagaaggaggaaaagtgaggaaTCATTTGGAATATGGTaaaagaagggaatagaagagaaaagatgtgGTTGCCAGAATCTTGTTGAACAAATGTAAAAGGTAGTTGAATATGATGCTTAATTATAAATGAAAATTTAAGTTGCCTTAGAATGttaatgtccttttttttcttttatgtacaatgtatattgtattattatttgtagattgtttattttattaagtTTTGAATTATGCTATAATTATTTGCAGAAGGATTGAAACAAAAtggatatttataattttttattcacAACTTCTAAAAAAATCTCAAGTGACTGAATACTTACAGCTGCGCAAACCAGGATTTTCATACATGAAGTTTTTTGACACAATTACAACATCAGTTTATCAGTCTGTTTGTGAGAAGGAAGCAGAATGGGAGGAAGTGTTCTTCATATGCTGGTTGAGGTGTCGGAGCATTTCCAGGAGATTTTGAGGCTGGTAAGTGCAGTGTTCTTGGAAATTCTGATTCcataaataaaatggataaattaAGATAAATACAATATACCCGCAATGACTCAGGTGATCACCTTGGTCTCTACACCTCTTGGCACAAAAGCTTCCATATACCTCAAATATATTTTGACAAGATAGAGCTTATTTGAGGATCAATCCCTAGGGTAGTCTGCAGCTCCTCCTTGGAAAAATATTAATTGTGAAAGTATGTTGGCTATTGCCAGAGTTGTAAACCACAGTAATCACTTGATTTATGATCAAAGTAAGTTTCAAGTGTATTATGAGAAAAACTTGTAAGGCAAGGCACTGTGGATGTCTTGTACATTTACCTTAAAATgcgcaaatgaatgaataaaatgagAAACCTACACAACTGTACACAGGTTATCAAACACATAGCTTACAAAACACTTGTACACCCAACCCTTGAGTACTGTAAAGCTGTATGGGACTCCTACATCAAGCACAACATTGAGAAGCTTGAATAGGTCAACACTAGGGCTGCAATGTTTATTACATGCAATTACATGTGTACACCTGGTATAACAactaacattaaaaaaagaacacGGATCTACTTGAATCAAGAAGACAAGTACACAGACTTACGATCATGCAGAAGATCATAAACAACCTTATGGACATTATCAAACAAGAATTCCTACAAGCAGCACACACACTTAGCACATGAAACTCACATAACAGTAAGTTTCTTATATACCATACCAACACCAACTCTTACAAGCACTCCTTCTTCCCACATACCATATGCAACTTGAAACAAGAACACTGAAGTTCTTCACTTGCAAACTGAACAAACACATGACATAACAAGCACCTTCACAAACTCTCACACTAGCCTTTATGCCTTaatcctttcctccaccttccaGCAACCaacatgtgggtgtatgtgcctACCAACACCctatgagattgagattgagaaacATTATTAAAAAACTTTCCTTTTTAAGTgtgatatttaaatgtttataaagCATATGAGAGGTCAGTGACAAAAAAGGAGGGTAATATTAAGGTTCTGAAGAGTATAGTATCATGAGTGTCATGATTTGATTAATAAAAGTTTTTGTCAGATAATTTTAAAGTGATAattaaagataagagagaaaatggaaataagacagtgaaaataaaaatgagagtagaaatatattaacaaaaaatagcaacatagaaaggaaggaactgaaatataaatttaacagatatatatagtactttctaaataaatttacttacagtgttatttttttgtaataatttcaATTCACCTTTGCAGGCTGCAGCAGATGGTGTATTGGATTCGTGGGGGATTGAGATGGTTCTTCAaaatgtttctttgtctcttcatgAAGATGACAATTTTCAGGGACACATGTTATTTGGTCTTCACTCTCTCCTGCTCTTGTTAGCAAGGGTTTGTATCAgtacttttttccttgtttttatcttacttcttctctttctcttcctcttcctcttcctcttcctcttcctcttccttttccttttccttttccttttccttttccttttcctcttcctcttcctcttcctcttcctcttcctcttcctcttcctcttcctcttcctcttcctctttctctttctctttctctttctctttctctttctcttcctcttcctcttcctcttcctcttcctcttcctcttcctctttcctctttctctttctctttctctttctcttcttcttcctcttcctcttcctctccctcttcctcttcctcttcctcttcctcttcctcttcctcttcttcctcctcctcttcttcttcttcttcctcctcctcctcctcctcctcctcctcctcctcctcctcctcctcctcctcttcttcttcttcttcttcttcttcttcttcttcttcttcttcttcttcttcttcttcttcttcttcttcttcttcttcttcttcttcttcttgttcttgttcttgttcttgttcttgttcttgttcttcttcttcttcttctccttcttcttcttcttcttcttcttcttcttcttcttcttcttcttcttcttcttcttcttcttcttcttcttcttcttcttcttcttcttcttcttcttcctcttcctcttcctcttcctcttcctcttcctcttcctcttcctcttcctcttcctcttcctcttcctcctcctcctcctcctcctcctcctcctcctcctcctaactttGTCCTTGACCTTGCTTTGAAACTGTTTgagcattttcattttatatgatCTACTTTTCCCCTTTATTATAACAGTATTGCTGACAATAgcaatttaacccaatgccgacaagCATTATGTGtaggtacatgctatgcccactgtgagttacttgtttgattgtttttacacatagatggctacacttgtattgtcaccaatgagccagttacgagtactgcctgtcccgcccgtttacctttttctttgatttatgaaaatattttacgttatcttattttgctgttactaatgtttattacattatagtaattataatgtttataataaaaataacaccattgatattcatagcactagtaaaaaatatgtttttcccaccaattcaaatcaggtaaggtcacaaggtctacaaattgactcctttgtggctaagcactagcagagccatctttgtgcagagacatttcacaaaaatatagaaaatgagcacagcatattttccattttttattcattttcccaggcGGCATTGGGTCAAATTgaaatattaccattatgaaaTCAAGCTCATTTATGAATTATCAATATCTTGATCatatattacttttgttaatgatgatcatattttcAAAGGCTAATAAGTATTGTTGTCACTCCTTGGGCCATTTATTACTATCACAGAGGCAACAGTTGGTCCATGGGCCATGAGTTTGAGACCTCTGCTCTAAAAACTAACTACACTTAGTAAATATCTCTAGATTTTTATCTTTTACTGTTTATCTCCTTAAATTGCATTTTTGGACAAATGATAGGAAGATATGTATTAAGATGAAAAGTTTCACTTAAGCTGTCAGAATGATAAACCTAGTAGACATAAATTGATTTAAGAATAAACACTCTTCATCTGGATTATTGATTTTGACAGTTATTTATAGCAATTTATTAGGAAATGCAATGATTAGAAATCAAAGAGACTCATGTTTTGGGCTGATGACCATATATGGTTCTTTGGATATAAAAGTTAAATACCTTGGTGGAGGCTGTTTATAccagtacatatttgtatatttatattttcagaaATTAGAAGAACTAGGGCATGAAATATATTCAGATGGCTGTAGCTGCGGTTGGGACACATCACAGTTACCTGAATCACAGCACAGTGATATCCATAGATATACATCAGGCACTGTTGTCAGATGGGTTCAGGGAGAATGCTATGTGCTCTTGGCATCAACTGAGGCTGATGCAGAAATGTACCATGACACAGAGCAAGAAGGACAGGCAGATGAAGACCAAGAGGGCAAACATGAAGGAGGCAGGGACAGCATAGAAGACTCCTATGCACAAGAATATGCGAGCAGTGAGAAGGATAGTGTCCATGACAACAGTCATCTTGACCAAGAAAGATGTGATGACAGCCACTTCAAAGACCAGGAAGAGTCTATTTCTCCCAGTGCTTCTAGCTGCAAAAGCTCAAAAGAAAGGGAGGATTTGGCAagtggagaggaaaatgaagagagtgaAGACTGCATGTGCTCTTCCTCAGCAGTACATGACACAAACACCCCTGTAAATATGACAGATTACAGAGTTGAGAGAAGTAGTATCAGTGATGATGAgactaataaacaaaaacagggaGACCCACAAAATATACCTGGTAACTGGTCAGGCTGCCAGGTTCATTCGTGCAGTGTAAAGGAGAGTAAATACAAGAAGGATATGGTTCATAAAATGAGCATTGAGACATTTAAAAAATCAGCTGAACATGAAGCCAtagaagatgaatatgaagacCAAGGAAAGAATCATCCTGACAGAGATGAATCAGCTGACCTTTCCTATGAAGGAGAAGACTTGCAAAAAACTAGTGTCATTAAACAGGAAGTAGAAAATCTTGAAGAGAGTATTTCTCCAAATTCTGATGCTACAAATGAATTTTCAGAAGGAGCTGGCCATGAGATCAATGATGAAGAACAAGGTGATATCAGAGCAGAAGTTGACTTGCCCTCACTTGAAAACCAAAAATTCCCATTGCAGAaaactaacagtgataatgaggagATTAGAAGTTACTTGGGAAATGAAAGTTTAGAAGGTTATAGGGACAATA of the Penaeus chinensis breed Huanghai No. 1 chromosome 27, ASM1920278v2, whole genome shotgun sequence genome contains:
- the LOC125039342 gene encoding formin-like protein 15; the encoded protein is MSKAIDENSTNIKASKSKVLGQKTHLLSVGPRTPERQEPKARNMSAIPRLLQTLRSEAVLVGPSIRGFCTKPPKAAPEAAAQPPPPAPAKPAGPTTPTYVSSATPSAPAEPVGPGASKAGNYPNTEYYTYNKMSYFDLEVEMGPDRIPQPSSGNGQF